The region GCCATCATGTGGGACTTTAACTCTCTAGTGGCAATAGTACAAATCCCACTCTGTTATTTAATATGCAGCTGGTCATTATAACTGTGTTACAGTCTCAGTTTCTCATATAATTATCGGGACACATGCATTGTATTTTGCAGTTACTCATCTAACAACTAACAAGACAAACGTTCAACTAAACCACACTTTTAAGAGCAACCTCAACCTTGTCTTTGCTCCTCAACTCACCTCCAGTAAACAGCTCCAAGGCAACCGCCAATCTTTCCTTTGTGACCGGATCCGCCTCAATCGCCTTGGCAAGCTCCGCACCACCATTAGCCAGGTAGTCGACATCGGTGCTGGCCAGtttcccatcccatcccGTCGGGGCTAGCGGATCAATTGCCGCCAGCTTTTCGAATCGCTTCGGTGGCGTGACTGGGGTCTTGTATACGTGGGAAGGCTTCGGCTTTCCCTCCCCGGGTTGCGCGGCAGGATCGTACTTGAGTTCGGCGAGTTGGTTTAGAACGGTGTGGGAGATGGTCGCGGAGTGGCAGCCGAGTTCGCCTGCTGCCATGGCCTCCTGTGGGGAGATGAAGCTGTGTGATGATGAGTTAGAAACAAAAATGTATTATCGTGATCGAAGTTGATTGTACCTTGCATTCTTCAAGAGAGGCTGCTCCTTGCCAGTCTCCTTGTATAAGCGCTCGTACGTTCGTAGAATCTGGTACAGACGAGCGCTCATGGGATGCTCTGTCGCGGGATCCTTGACATTGGGCCAGAGTTTGTGATCATCGTGTGCACGAGTTTCTATGTCCAACATTAGCATGGAGTTGCCTAGTCGATGAATAACTACGCCATACCGTTGTAGTAAGGGCTGATGTAGAGCATGCCAGCTTGGCTACAAGCAATGGCCTGCGCAAGACTGAACAGCGCTGTGCCAAGGGTGGGAATACCCTCTGCACTCAGAATCTTGGCCGCGTTCAAAGCAGGACCAGTAGATGGAATCTTGATGCAGTATCTATCTCTACCGATGCCGGCACGGGCGAACTCTTGGTCGTATAGGCGAGCATGGGAGAGGGTGGCCTGGGTGTCGTAGGCTTTGGAGGGCAATGTCTGGAGGAGGACTCGACCGcggatgaggttgatgtttTTCTTGCACATCAACACAGCCTGAAAAAGTTTATCAGTCACGCTATTCATGCCAAGCGAAGCATTGGGGCAGAGGTAATGCACACCATTCGGGTATAGATGGCCAACCATCCCTGGTCTTTGAGCTCGTTTGCAGTCTGAGCAAGAAGCTCGGCATTAGACTCATGCCCAAGTTGGATATCGACCCAAAGCTGGTTGCTCGTCTGGTCATGAGGTTTGATTGGCATGGATTTGATGTACTCGGGGTCCATCCAGTCGACATCAATGTTCACTACCAGACATTAGCATTGTAAAAGGAGTCACGTTGATGTACAGGCGACGTACGCTGTtcttccagcttctcaagcCAGGTTTGAGAGTCTTTACTGCccattttgttgttttgctttAGCgtgtttgttgatgaaaGTTGAATTGGAAGATGTCTGGGCACTGGGCTAGAGGATGGTTTATATGCCCAGATACTTCAGACAGGCCTGGTTAATGTATGCCCAGATCTCTCTAAACTACTCCACCTTATACAACCCATCTTTATCTGTGTGAAAACGGGTCAGCAACAAGCATCTTAACGGCCCAGTAGAGTGGTCGGTGACCCATTGGTCCTGTACAGGTCGGTCGGCTATCAATATGCCGATGTATAGGATATGCTAAGGAGGATATAGGATGTAGACAATAGTTTCCACTAATAAATTTTGATATAGCGGCATATGCTCAAGAGAATAGATCATGTTCATGAATTATTGGTGTTATCATGGTGGTTTCAGCCATCGTTAGCTCTCGATCGTGCTATTCTAACTAGTTTCAGTGGCTATCCGAGTTGACGCAATAATGAAGGTATCAACAACATTGTCATCCTTCCAGTCTACCAGCAACTGTCCCGATGCTGTGACATTAACTTCTCCCATGATATTGAGTAGTGGCGTTGTTGCACTGCACAGGACACAACCAGGTCTAAACGCCAATCCCGGTTGAAGACACAGAGACAGCCAGACTTCAGTGGCGGCGGGGCTTTCCACTGCATCCTGCGGGGTGACAGTCTTCCGGCGGGGTTTCCAGTTGTTGATTGAAGCAATTAAATGATTGGATAATTGTCAAGTTGGTGTGTTGACCTGCACAGGGACACCACGCAGGGCATCATGCACCTCACCACATTCCGAAGTCGGGTCGCACTTACACGAGAGGGGACACACGCAGGGCATACACCAATATTTCCACTTGCCTGTCGGGGTATCGTGTTCCGGTATGCTCCACGCGTGCTGCTTCCGCGGGTGGAGATTTAGGACTGACAGGACATGTCTTGTTGGACGATGTTcatgttggctttggggttTGGGTAGCTCAACGTAGATTTTGGCCAAGGTACTACGTGATGCATGCATTGATTCCGGAAAAAGGACATTTAGAGCCATGTACATCGAGTAGCTATGCAGCACAAAGGTCTCCGGGCTCGTTAGGCGACGCGTTTGTCCCAACACATTAAGCCAACAACTGGAGATGATGTCCTGCACAGGGAATCTCGGTCTTCAGCCGGGAGGCGCAGATGGAACAATAACGAAGCGCAACTGCCGCTTGCCCGCCTATTGAAGCTTTGGAATGCTCCCCCACACTTCCAACAGTGGCGTCGCGGGGATGAAGCTAGCAGTAATCATGGCGCTGACCATTCAACCTACATGGCCTTCATCAAGCGGTCATTGTTCCGATCGATCAATGAGTCGTGTATAAATATACAATGAAGCTCCAGTAACCCCGTCTTGATATGAGAACTCGAATGGATCAACATTATCATCACGTCCCACAGCACAAAACTGTGTCACCGAGCACCTCAACGTTCTTCTAATCTGTGGCCATCAACATGGGTGCTGAACCCTCAGTTCACGACGTGGACATCAAAGCTGATGCGTTGAGCCATGTCGAAGATGCAGCCCCAGACTACGCTCGCAACATCTATGCCAAGTTCGTACCACAGCGACTGATGAATCCTGTAATTTTTGCCTTGACTAACACAATGTTAGAATCCGCAACCCTCTTGCCGGTATTTCAAGAGATGACCTTAGATTTCACGTATCTTCCTTTTGCCAGGAATACAACCTCGTTGAGAAGGAAGACGTTTTCTTTCGTGGGGCCCTCGTAGCTCAATCCCCAGAGGACTACAACTCAATTCCCGAACTCAGCGATGACGAAAGGCACTGGTTAGCAAAGGAGACAACCCACAGATGGCATCTCCCCAAAGCACTATACTACACCATTGCGCTCTGCTCACTGGGCTCCGCCATCCAGGGATGGGACAACACCGGCGCCAACGGAGCAAATCTCTCGTTCCCCAAAGAATTTGGCATCGAGCATAACAGCTGGCTGATTGGGTGCATCAACGCCGCACCAACCTTGTTTGGCTTGTGCAGCTCATGGGCGGCCGATCCGGTTAACAACTTGCTTGGTCGACGAGGCACCGTCTTTCTAACCGGCCTATTTTGTATCTTTCCCGTACTGGGGCAGGGATTTACACGGAATTGGTGGGAGTTGTTGATATGCAGACTGCTCATGGGCTTGGGCATGGGCATTAAGATCTCGACTATTCCGGTGTACACTGCTGAGGTATCTCCTGCTTCGATTCGAGGTGGTCTTGTGACTAGCTTTCAGATGTGGGTATCTTTTGGCATGTTTATAGGGTATGCTACCAATCTTATTTTCTACAAGGTTGGAAGGTTGGCATGGCGGTTTCAACTGGCTGCTGCTTTTGCGCCTGCTATCCCTGTTGTGATTTGGGTTTGGTACTGTCCTGGTAAGTTGACCCTTGAACATTCACGGTTCCATGCAAGCATTACAGGACGTCTTGCAAAGGCGAAAATGAGAAGGGATACTAACTTGCATTAGAGTCACCCCGTTGGTTGATGAAAAAGGGCCGTTACCTCGAGTCCTTCAAGTCCTTCTGCAGGCTACGAAATACCGAGCTCCAGGCCGCTAGAGACTTGTACTATGCTCACTGTCAAGTCATGGAAGAGCGCGACGCCTTCGCAGGTGCATCTTTCCTTAGCAGAGCGTGGGAATTGGTTGCTGTTCCTCGTTTGCGTCGCGCCACGGTTGCGAGTGCTTGGATTGTCATCAGTCAGCAGTTTTCGGGAATCAATATGTATGACTATCCATTCTTTGAAAGACTCTTTGAGAGATCTAAAGAAGCTAACTAGACCTCTTGACAGTATGGCATTCTACAGCTCCACCATTTTCGCCAATGCAGGCTACTCTGTGCTCAGCAGTCTTCTTGCCTCTCTCGGTTTCGGTATCGTTCTTTTCGTATTTGCTTTCCCGGCAATATACACAATGGATACGTACGG is a window of Pochonia chlamydosporia 170 chromosome 5, whole genome shotgun sequence DNA encoding:
- a CDS encoding sugar porter (SP) family MFS transporter (similar to Coccidioides immitis RS XP_001242053.1); its protein translation is MGAEPSVHDVDIKADALSHVEDAAPDYARNIYAKIRNPLAGISRDDLRFHVSSFCQEYNLVEKEDVFFRGALVAQSPEDYNSIPELSDDERHWLAKETTHRWHLPKALYYTIALCSLGSAIQGWDNTGANGANLSFPKEFGIEHNSWLIGCINAAPTLFGLCSSWAADPVNNLLGRRGTVFLTGLFCIFPVLGQGFTRNWWELLICRLLMGLGMGIKISTIPVYTAEVSPASIRGGLVTSFQMWVSFGMFIGYATNLIFYKVGRLAWRFQLAAAFAPAIPVVIWVWYCPESPRWLMKKGRYLESFKSFCRLRNTELQAARDLYYAHCQVMEERDAFAGASFLSRAWELVAVPRLRRATVASAWIVISQQFSGINIMAFYSSTIFANAGYSVLSSLLASLGFGIVLFVFAFPAIYTMDTYGRRNLLLITFPNMAWCLLAAGLCFLLPTDSGARIPLIALFIYIFTAFYGPGMGPLPSIYFSEAFPLSHRELGAGMTICINNAVGSALSLTFPSLLDKITPTGAFGFYAGLNVLAFLVIFLIVPETKKRTLEELDYIFSVPTRRHISYQLGTWLPWWFKRYVLFNRKAQLEPLYALQGVTDT
- a CDS encoding transaldolase (similar to Colletotrichum gloeosporioides Nara gc5 XP_007281244.1) → MGSKDSQTWLEKLEEQLNIDVDWMDPEYIKSMPIKPHDQTSNQLWVDIQLGHESNAELLAQTANELKDQGWLAIYTRMAVLMCKKNINLIRGRVLLQTLPSKAYDTQATLSHARLYDQEFARAGIGRDRYCIKIPSTGPALNAAKILSAEGIPTLGTALFSLAQAIACSQAGMLYISPYYNETRAHDDHKLWPNVKDPATEHPMSARLYQILRTYERLYKETGKEQPLLKNASFISPQEAMAAGELGCHSATISHTVLNQLAELKYDPAAQPGEGKPKPSHVYKTPVTPPKRFEKLAAIDPLAPTGWDGKLASTDVDYLANGGAELAKAIEADPVTKERLAVALELFTGGELRSKDKVEVALKSVV